One genomic segment of Desulfomicrobium sp. ZS1 includes these proteins:
- a CDS encoding XrtA-associated tyrosine autokinase — MSRIEEALAKAAGMQSGLHGRGNRDAASGIARVPMGEPTSVGGVRLAEETMVVINAPLSPMAEEYRKLKEALVKMTKRERFDNLIAVTSSTVGEGKSMTAVNLAASLAGEYDHTVLLVDADLRRPAVHKYLGLGSCKGLSDCMREGLDVGELLVKTGIGKLSVLPAGTPTPNPVELFSSDAMRNLFREMKIRYGDRYIIVDTPPVLPFAETRSIASIVDGVILVVKEGMPSLEQIEEAIDALDQKVLGIVYNGAYLQSRSSYYYAE; from the coding sequence ATGAGCAGAATAGAGGAAGCGCTGGCCAAAGCGGCTGGAATGCAATCCGGATTGCATGGCAGGGGAAACAGGGACGCGGCGTCCGGCATTGCCCGGGTGCCCATGGGCGAGCCGACCAGCGTCGGCGGCGTCCGATTGGCCGAGGAGACCATGGTGGTCATCAACGCGCCTTTGTCGCCCATGGCGGAGGAGTATCGCAAGCTGAAGGAGGCGTTGGTCAAGATGACCAAGCGTGAGCGTTTCGACAACCTCATTGCCGTGACCAGTTCTACCGTGGGCGAGGGCAAGAGCATGACCGCGGTCAACCTGGCCGCAAGTCTTGCGGGTGAGTACGACCATACGGTTCTGCTCGTCGATGCCGATCTACGGCGGCCTGCCGTGCACAAGTACCTGGGCCTTGGCTCGTGCAAGGGACTTTCGGATTGTATGCGCGAGGGTCTGGACGTGGGTGAACTGCTGGTCAAGACGGGGATCGGCAAGCTCTCGGTCCTGCCTGCGGGCACGCCCACCCCAAATCCGGTGGAGCTGTTTTCTTCCGACGCCATGCGCAACCTGTTTCGGGAAATGAAGATACGTTACGGGGACCGCTACATCATAGTCGATACCCCGCCAGTGCTGCCTTTTGCCGAGACGCGGTCCATCGCGAGCATCGTCGATGGCGTGATTCTGGTCGTGAAGGAGGGGATGCCAAGCTTGGAGCAGATCGAGGAGGCCATCGACGCCCTGGATCAGAAGGTTTTGGGCATTGTCTACAACGGGGCGTATCTGCAAAGCAGGTCGTCCTACTATTACGCGGAGTAG